Proteins from a single region of Diorhabda sublineata isolate icDioSubl1.1 chromosome 2, icDioSubl1.1, whole genome shotgun sequence:
- the LOC130440755 gene encoding uncharacterized protein LOC130440755 has protein sequence MALRRALLVLHVLASFVHFSTARAVNISNAWVLPEEGFPVFYRYFRDRISWYEADAVCQFHHSYLVTADSTSQYDAIRAYLKELDITDTVWIGLSKNADKPNFTWTNSLQPLSGEGHWQEAIPPSKNSQCIATDSSKDFLWETLTCGGPDVASFICEMPIPSWAMGPKGCLLTELPSLTVLYIPEQSSLEMTSDCGLDGTKRIACKGNADREEILKQLTCAISNEDFEDKSTKSSILASTVSYTQSDNKITKIWTSNTIDVDYGIPTRHRRETEDTLSASSTDSTEKITTTQSFTVATNYDTEVTSNPIPAASTVISSTPFIQTTTPISTTSAKTIAKTSTISSTSGTTEQITPIIEAVHTYTTVTASSESKPVKTTTENDEKDIVIEYPSAISQGQLFSIIENGTMFDIIELNDTKLFQQQTTSIAETKTSKPSTKLQQLDEKKTKNADSKGKVATKKEIYKNSDPKKKNNQKIIEDKKDQIVVPNEERKKNETNFNVKRSALKTLEAIPDERTEDKKEEVASKEELDLNKQVEIIPLKQTIQPDRKEDIETNLSKEDGIQTQINLDREMENKESMEEMDLNKEIEIFPLVNDKSPHLNRTFRKELPMMADEPPFEPINGENKLELMDIDEFAPENETKIDPNIYLLNKNITKNNESEIIEILKKQLLPKLLQKKNVSVEKEESTTTVPVIAVEEIGERPRPNRQRQLTRPHGRSFYPNFFSRVLG, from the exons cTGACAGTACTTCGCAATACGACGCTATAAGGGCATATCTCAAAGAATTAGACATCACAGATACCGTTTGGATAGGATTGTCGAAAAATGCAGATAAACCAAACTTTACATGGAC GAACAGTTTGCAACCGTTGTCGGGGGAAGGGCATTGGCAGGAAGCGATTCCTCCATCGAAAAATTCCCAATGTATCGCAACTGATTCCTCCAAAGATTTTCTATGGGAAACTTTAACCTGCGGAGGACCTGATGTAGCTTCATTCATATGCGAAATGCcaa TACCTTCTTGGGCGATGGGTCCCAAAGGATGTCTATTGACTGAATTACCTTCGTTGACCGTCCTCTACATACCCGAACAGTCCTCCCTGGAGATGACGTCCGACTGCGGTCTTGACGGGACCAAGAGAATAGCTTGCAAAGGGAATGCG GATCGTGAGGAAATCTTAAAACAATTAACTTGCGCTATTTCTAACGAAGATTTCGAAGATAAATCCACGAAATCCTCAATACTAGCATCTACAGTTTCCTACACGCAAAGTGACAACAAAATAACCAAGATTTGGACGTCTAATACCATCGACGTCGATTACGGCATACCTACGAGACATCGAAGAGAAACCGAAGATACTTTGAGCGCTTCTTCGACGGATAGCACCGAGAAAATCACAACAACTCAAAGTTTCACAG ttGCCACGAATTATGATACGGAAGTGACGTCAAATCCAATTCCCGCTGCGTCAACTGTAATATCCAGTACTCCTTTTATTCAAACTACAACTCCAATCAGTACAACATCTGCTAAAACTATCGCCAAAACGAGTACTATTTCTTCTACGTCCGGTACAACTGAACAAATCACTCCTATAATCGAAGCAGTACATACCTATACAACCGTTACTGCCAGTTCCGAATCGAAACCGGTTAAAACTACCACTGAAAATGACGAAAAGGATATCGTCATTGAATACCCCAGCGCCATTAGTCAAGGACAATTGTTTAGTATCATAGAAAACG GCACCATGTTCGATATAATCGAATTAAACGACACGAAATTGTTTCAACAACAAACTACTTCAATTGCGGAGACAAAAACTTCAAAACCGTCGACGAAACTCCAACAATTAGACGAAAAGAAAACGAAGAACGCGGATTCGAAAGGCAAAGTTGCCACCAAGAaggaaatttacaaaaattccgATCCGAAgaaaaagaataatcaaaagaTAATAGAAGATAAAAAGGATCAAATTGTCGTACCTAATGAAGAAaggaagaaaaatgaaactaaCTTCAATGTTAAAAGATCGGCATTAAAAACGTTAGAAGCAATTCCGGACGAACGAAcagaagataaaaaagaagaagttgcAAGTAAAGAAGAATTGGATTTGAATAAACAAGTAGAAATAATTCCGTTGAAACAAACAATACAACCGGATCGAAAAGAAGATATAGAAACGAACCTATCGAAAGAAGACGGCATACAAACGCAGATAAACTTGGATCGAGAAATGGAAAACAAGGAAAGCATGGAGGAAATGGATCTGAATAAGGAAATCGAAATATTTCCGTTGGTGAACGACAAATCGCCGCATTTGAACAGAACCTTCAGAAAAGAACTGCCGATGATGGCGGACGAGCCTCCGTTCGAGCCGATCAACGGCGAAAACAAACTCGAACTAATGGATATAGACGAATTCGCACCGGAAAACGAAACTAAAATCGATCCGAATATTTATTTACTCAATAAAAACATCACCAAGAATAATGAGAGCGAAATTATAGAGATTTTAAAGAAGCAACTCCTTCCGAAATTATTGCAAAAGAAGAACGTATCAGTGGAAAAAGAGGAATCGACAACTACCGTACCGGTAATTGCAGTCGAGGAAATCGGCGAAAGACCGAGACCGAATAGACAGAGGCAATTGACGAGGCCGCACGGTAGATCGTTTTATCCGAATTTTTTTAGCAGGGTTTTGGGATGA